From the genome of Argentina anserina chromosome 4, drPotAnse1.1, whole genome shotgun sequence, one region includes:
- the LOC126789926 gene encoding cell number regulator 10-like has protein sequence MSIDLNQEDRNGDYALQSKWMGGLCNCGADVTTCFLTCFFPCITFGRIAETVDEGRTSCFAHSIVYGLLMTIQCHWLYSCLYRDKLRKKFGLPEDPCCDCLVNYCCEPCALCQEHSELKSRGFNPSIRTPIYSDKSYIYLTYKLIMSRNHHHCLTPYMFGTCVKTYTGWTGPPTSPPNMPPSMFK, from the exons ATGAGTATTGATTTGAACCAAGAAGATAGGAATGGTGATTATGCTCTTCAGTCCAAATGGATGGGTGGTCTTTGTAACTGTGGAGCTGATGTTACTACAT GTTTCTTAACATGTTTCTTCCCATGCATAACTTTTGGCCGAATCGCAGAAACTGTGGATGAAGGACGAACAT CATGCTTTGCGCATAGCATAGTGTATGGATTGTTGATGACAATTCAGTGCCATTGGCTTTACTCATGCTTGTACAGAGACAAATTGCGCAAGAAATTTGGTTTGCCTGAGGACCCTTGTTGTGATTGCCTTGTTAACTACTGCTGCGAGCCATGCGCCCTTTGCCAAGAGCATTCTGAGCTCAAATCAAGAGGATTCAACCCCTCTATACGTACTCCTATCTATAGTGACAAATCATATATTTACTTAACTTACAAGCTTATAATGTCTCGTAATCATCATCATTGCCTGACACCTTATATGTTCGGTACATGTGTGAAAACATATACAGGTTGGACCGGACCGCCCACTTCTCCTCCAAATATGCCTCCTTCCATGTTCAAGTGA
- the LOC126789904 gene encoding putative disease resistance protein At1g50180, protein MAEAVVSFLVERVGDFIIQEGRSLSGVGDQIRRAYTDLIFIRGFLKDADSKQRESETIRIFVAKTRDAAYDLEDVIATFVLKVDSRRIGGVKNVLKRFGCIFIEGVRRHRIGKQIGVITDTISHLKQNVETYDLRGLTNSGGAASIHSQDQRQQQLRRTYSHVIERNVVGQEDSVDEVVGHLVKEEHRHRVVSIWGMGGSGKSTLARQVYHHKDVKQHFDCCAWVCISQQYQVRDVLESIYIKLISASKEQRKEIAKLKDDEIPGRLSRVQNERHCLIVLDDIWKTETWDFLKAAFECDEDSKSRILLTTRNEKIALHADKNSFQYRPPKLDETQSWELFEKIALRERRNAQIDSEDYKKIEKLGREMVQHCAGLPLAVIVLAGLLTGKNTVKDWETVQKNVGVYICRGFGRPEEEHAYVSWVLALSYDDLPYHLKPCFLYLGKFPEDHEIKVKNLAKLWIAEGFISLTQQQHCLGETMEDVAYNWFNELVERCLIQVGRECSIFRLIRTCKMHDLLRDLCSLKAEEENFFRVVKDSNKNVTPHPFSSSMATNASPMGKIRRLAIYLDENDEKLVPSRDERGVQVRSLLYFGPNDYEWFPKHKKLIPTMFRGFKLLRVLRVEGMDSGEGAIALPSEIGNMIHLRYLSLRNSRVKFFPRFLGKLVCLQTLDFRVSNDVCILFSNVIRKMTGLRHLYLPFQYCVPMGKLQLSTLVNLQTLVGVSSEYSDLNDLCKLVNLRKLKIRWSSMTSKTLEKILEAARNVPNGIRSLELVSESGEKSVGRVMSQLIATCGQIYKLKLWGPIVELPKEFHSYSNLTKLRLSDCALKDDQIAELEKLPNLLNLALWGDVFEEDTSRVMVFTTGSFPRLQFLSLYFLCRITEWRVEEGAMPSLSKLVIYYCKLSAVPDGLRHLTTLKELEISEMPESFYKKIEEGGEDFHKVQNISRIIRGSTRG, encoded by the exons ATGGCTGAGGCTGTTGTTTCTTTTCTGGTGGAAAGAGTTGGTGACTTCATCATTCAAGAAGGCAGATCATTGTCTGGAGTTGGTGATCAAATTAGGCGGGCATATACAGACCTAATATTCATCAGGGGCTTCCTCAAAGATGCAGACTCAAAGCAACGAGAAAGTGAGACCATACGCATTTTTGTTGCCAAAACTAGAGATGCTGCTTATGATTTGGAGGATGTGATTGCAACTTTTGTCTTGAAGGTGGATTCCAGGAGAATAGGAGGCGTAAAGAATGTGTTGAAGAGGTTTGGGTGCATCTTCATAGAAGGAGTTCGTCGTCACAGAATTGGAAAACAAATTGGGGTAATTACAGACACGATTTCTCATTTGAAGCAAAATGTGGAAACTTATGACCTGAGAGGTCTAACAAACAGTGGAGGCGCCGCTTCAATCCACTCACAGGATCAGAGGCAACAACAATTGAGGCGTACTTACTCTCATGTTATTGAACGCAATGTTGTTGGGCAAGAAGACAGCGTGGATGAAGTGGTTGGGCATCTGGTGAAGGAAGAACATCGCCATCGAGTTGTTTCTATTTGGGGGATGGGCGGGTCTGGGAAGAGCACTCTTGCCAGACAAGTTTATCATCATAAAGATGTCAAGCAGCATTTTGACTGTTGTGCTTGGGTGTGCATCTCACAACAATATCAAGTAAGGGATGTATTGGAGAGTATTTATATCAAACTTATTTCCGCTTCAAAAGAGCAGAGAAAAGAAATTGCAAAACTGAAGGATGATGAAATACCGGGGAGGCTTTCTAGAGTTCAGAATGAAAGACACTGTCTAATAGTTCTTGATGACATTTGGAAAACGGAGACTTGGGACTTTTTGAAGGCTGCATTTGAATGTGATGAAGACTCAAAGAGCCGAATACTGCTTACCACGCGCAACGAAAAAATAGCTTTGCATGCTGATAAGAACAGTTTCCAATACCGTCCTCCAAAGCTAGATGAGACTCAAAGTTGGGAGTTATTTGAGAAGATTGCATTGCGTGAAAGAAGGAATGCTCAAATAG ATTCGGAAGATTACAAGAAGATTGAGAAATTAGGAAGAGAGATGGTTCAACATTGTGCGGGTCTGCCACTAGCTGTCATTGTACTTGCTGGACTTCTTACTGGAAAGAACACAGTCAAAGATTGGGAAACCGTACAAAAAAATGTTGGTGTTTACATATGTAGAGGTTTTGGCCGCCCGGAAGAAGAACATGCATATGTGTCATGGGTATTGGCGTTGAGTTATGATGACTTACCATATCACTTGAAACCATGTTTTCTATATTTAGGGAAATTTCCAGAGGATCATGAGATTAAGGTGAAGAATTTGGCCAAATTATGGATTGCAGAAGGTTTTATCTCTTTGACACAACAACAACACTGTTTAGGAGAAACAATGGAGGATGTGGCCTATAATTGGTTCAATGAGTTGGTAGAAAGATGTTTGATTCAAGTGGGGAGAGAATGTTCAATTTTCAGGCTAATCAGAACTTGCAAGATGCACGATCTTTTGCGAGATTTGTGTTCATTGAAGGCGGAAGAGGAAAATTTTTTCCGAGTTGTCAAAGATTCCAATAAGAATGTAACGCCacatcctttttcttcttccatgGCAACTAATGCATCACCAATGGGTAAGATTCGAAGACTTGCCATCTACTTGGATGAGAATGATGAGAAATTGGTACCTTCAAGAGACGAAAGAGGTGTTCAGGTGAGATCTCTGTTATATTTTGGCCCCAACGATTATGAGTGGTTTCCTAAACACAAAAAATTAATACCTACCATGTTCAGGGGTTTCAAATTACTAAGAGTATTGAGGGTTGAAGGTATGGATAGTGGGGAAGGAGCGATAGCGCTGCCTAGTGAAATAGGAAACATGATCCACTTAAGGTATCTAAGTCTGAGGAATAGTCGTGTAAAATTTTTTCCTCGATTTCTAGGTAAGTTAGTTTGTCTGCAGACTCTTGATTTTCGTGTTTCAAATGACGTCTGCATACTTTTTTCAAATGTGATACGGAAGATGACTGGGTTAAGACATTTATATCTTCCCTTTCAATATTGTGTGCCAATGGGTAAACTGCAGCTGTCTACTCTGGTTAATCTACAAACTTTAGTTGGTGTCTCAAGTGAATACAGTGATTTGAATGATTTGTGTAAACTAGTAAATCTCAGGAAATTGAAAATAAGATGGTCATCAATGACATCGAAAACTCTAGAGAAAATCTTGGAAGCTGCAAGGAACGTGCCTAACGGTATTCGGTCTTTGGAGTTGGTTAGCGAGAGTGGAGAAAAAAGCGTTGGGCGAGTGATGAGTCAGCTAATAGCAACGTGTGGTCAAATATACAAGTTGAAGCTGTGGGGCCCAATAGTAGAGCTACCGAAAGAGTTCCACTCTTATTCAAACCTCACCAAGTTACGTTTGTCCGATTGCGCTCTCAAGGACGACCAAATTGCCGAACTAGAGAAGCTGCCCAACCTCTTAAATCTTGCACTCTGGGGCGATGTTTTTGAGGAAGATACAAGCAGAGTCATGGTTTTCACCACTGGAAGCTTTCCTCGTCTCCAGTTTCTCTCTCTTTACTTTCTGTGTAGAATAACAGAGTGGAGGGTGGAGGAAGGAGCCATGCCTAGCCTCTCCAAATTGGTGATTTattattgcaaattgagtgcGGTTCCAGACGGGCTGAGACACCTTACTACCCTCAAAGAATTGGAGATTTCAGAAATGCCTGAATCATTCTATAAGAAGAtcgaggaaggaggagaggactTCCATAAAGTCCAGAACATTTCCCGAATAATCAGGGGGTCCACAAGAGGATGA